TTTTGAAGTGCCTTTTCAAATTCTCCTTGTTTTGCATATACCTTACCCATAAGGTTAAGGGTGTAAGGAATATTTTCGGAACCTTCTTGCGCTGCCACGGCCTTCTTAAGATACATAAGTGCCGAGTCGTTTTTTTGTTTCACAAAATATATCTCACCCACATTTGCCAAGGCGGTACCTAAAACATCTAGCGCACCAATGTTTTCGGAGATCTTTATTCCTTTTAAATAATACTCAATTGCCTTATTATGCGTAGCTACTTTATTATAGTACACACCACCAATATTAATACAAACTGTTGCCAGGCGCAGCGAATCATTTATCTCTTCCGAAATTTTTAATGCCTGTAAATAATAATCCAATGCATTGGCATCATCACCCTGATTAAAATAAATGGCACCGAGGTTGCTCAATATGTTGGCCATTCCTGCTTTATCGCCTACTTCTTCAAAAACCTTTTTCGACTCGGTCCAATGTTCAATAGCATTTAAGTACTCTCCCTGCATATAGCTTACAATGCCCAAATGTTTTTCAGCTAAGGCGATGCCTTTTTTATAGTTTATTTTTTCAGCAAGTTTTTTTGCGTCTGCAGCAAGCTTGCAGCCGCTTCAGGGCTCGAGTTAAAGTACGTTTTCGTTAATGTATTGAGCAAGTTAACTTTTGTACTGTCGTCCTTGGTGATATTTATTAATTTACGAAGGCTATCACTTTCTGAATTTTGACAATATGAGTTTGATACGGTTAGTAGCCCGGCCGTTAAAACTAAAAGTAAAATCCATTTAGACAAGGTGTGCATTTAAAGTCGGCTAATGTATAAAATATTGAGAGTAGGTTTATGATTTATATCTTGAAATTATAAGATTACGAAAATTTGATTAAATGGAAGTGTCTTTCAAGATACTTGCAGCACAAAAGCATTTGCTGGCACAACGGTTATATTTTGATAATTTGCCTATGAAAAATTCAGATCACTTTAAACCAAAAGACGATAAAACTTAAATTACATATAAAGGGCACCAAATTGGTGCCCTTGATTTTTGCCTTAAAGTGTTACGCTCGTTATTCTCGTTCTTTTTGAATTTGTATTCTGCGATGTGCAAGGCCTTCTTTACAATGCAACTCAACCATGTATGTGCCAGGGGCAAGTAAAGCGCCATCTATTTTCATTAAATTTTGGCCTTCGCTTACGTTAAATTGCTGTTGCAGCATTTTTGCTCCCATCATATTATATACCGTAATTGTTGCTTCCTGCGCTTCTATTTCGCTCCAGAAGTCTACTGTAAAATATCGATCTGACGGCACAGGGAATAAATTAAAACTAAAGGCTTTTGTTTCAGCCAGTCCTTCACGACAAGTAAATGACACGGCTAAGGAGCCCTGCAAACTCGAACCGCAAGTACTCATAGTTGTCACCTTAATTTGTCCGTTTATATTTCCCCAATTTACAGTAATGCTATTGGTTCCTTGTCCACTTACGATGGTGCTTCCTGGTACCACTACCCAGTTATAGCTGGATACTCCAGGTAATACAGCTACCGAATACACCACACCTTGCTGATTTTGACATGCAGTGTTGGTGCCAATTATGGAAGGTTGCGCATACATGCTATACAGCGCTTTGTTACGAAATGCACTTGAGCCACAATTATTATTTGCCTTTACTCTTAAATTACCATGAGCCACAAAGTTTACAAAGTTTACGACTATTGTATTAGTTCCTTGTCCTGAAACTATGCTGCAACCTGCCGGTGCAACCCAGGTATAACTGGTAGCTCCTGTTACCGATGGTATACTAAAGGTTACATTGTTTCTTACTCTGCAAACACTAACTATACCAGTAATAGGAGCAGGCATAGCCGGAGTTGCTATAGAGCCATTTACAACGGAGCTTGCACTAACGGTACAGCCACGGCTATCTGTAACGGTTACGGTATAGGTTCCGTTTAATACCCCTGTTTGCGCTTTGGTGGTAGCCCCACTATTCCACAAGTACGTGTAAGGACTTACTCCACCTGATGGCACAGCTGTAACACTTCCATTATTGAAACCGCATATTGGATGGGTGGTTTTAATAATAGTATTCATTACCATAGGTATCACAACGTTTAGCGTGGCAAGATAAGAGCATCCGTTTGCATCGGTAACCGTATAGGTTTTAATACCGGCAGTTTGATTGTTAAATACCCCTGTGCCTAAATAAGGGCTTGTACCACCGGAGGCAGCAACGGTAACAGTGGTGCTGGTTGCATTACATGCAACCGGTGATGGCGTAGCAGCAGCAAACAGTAATGATGGTTGAGTTATGCTTCCGCTAACAGTCGAGGTGCAACCATTGCCATCTGTAACGGTGTAGTTATACGCTCCTGCATTTACTGTGAAAGTTCCGGTGCCGCTATACGGTAATACACCGCCAATTGCAGAAACTACTACAGTGGTTGTGCCACCATTGCATGCTATGGTGCCGGCTGTTCCAGAAGCAACCAACGCTGCAGGTGCCCAAACGGTTCCTGTAACCTCGAAGGTGCAACCATTGTTATCCGTAATTGTAAAGCTGTATGGACCCGCAGTAACCGTATGTGGCCCTGTATTGGTATAAGGTGCTTCACCTCCCGATGGGATAATAGTAAGCGATGTACTATTGCCATGACAAGAGATGGTACCTACATTTACGGTAGCTGATAGTGATGCCGGTTGATTAATATTTCCTGAAATAAGGGAAGTACAGCCGTTGTTGTCAGTTACCGTATAAGCATACGGTCCTGCGTTTACTGTAAAGTTGCCGGTGCCACCATATGGTGCACTACCACCTGTTGCCGAAACATTAATTGTGGTACTGCCACCATTGCAAGCAATAGTGCCTGCTGAAGCAGAAGCCTGTAACAATGCAGGTTCAGTAACAACACCTGCTACTTCGAAAGTACAGCCATTGGCATCGGTGACAATAAAGCTATAAGGACCCGCTGAAACAATATGCGGGCCTGCATTACTATATGGTGCAGTACCTCCCGAAGGGGATATGGTCAAGGTGGCACTTCCACCAAAGCAAGATATGGTACCGGTATTAGCAGTTGCTGTTAATGCGGCAGGTTCAGCTAATATGCCTGTTGCCATTCTTGTGCAACCATTCATATCTGTAATGGTGTAACTATATGGCCCTGCATTTACTGTAAAGGTGCCTTCGCCTGTATAGGGTGCAACGCCTCCGCTACCGCTTATCGTAATGGTAGTAGCATCACCATGACATCCAATAGTTCCGGCTGTTGCATTTACTTCAAGTAGTGCAGGTTCTGTAATGGTGCCGCTTACCTGACGGGTACATCCATTCGCATCTGTAACGGTGTATGTATATGGTCCGGCCGCAACGGTAAAAATACCATCTCCGGTATAAGGCGCAGTGCCGTAGGAAGCTGCAATGTTTAGTGATGTTGAGTCGCCCTTACATAGAATAGTACCAGCAGTTGCAGCTGCAGTTATAGAAGAATCAACCGTAAGCGTTCCGCTTACATACGCAACAATATAATTTGCAGGAGTTTTAAGAACCAGGCCTGCGGGCACTATTTGATAAATGCCTGCATCAAGATTGCCACTTCCCATTGTATTGCTGGCTGAATCAAGTATAGCAAACACAACAGCAGATGAGCTATCAACCACATTACTGTCTGCATCTTCAAAAATGTAATTGGTTTTCGTATGCGTATATTGTGGTTGAACACCATCGCATCCTGCGTTAGTGTCTTCGGCATTTACATATAACGTTGCAGGTAATACGGTAAGCGTTCCAATATTATAAGTCGCCTCATAATTTTCGTTGAGTAATGCCCCTGGTACAATGGCGTGTGTGCCAGCGTGCAAACCTGTTATAACACTTATCGTATTAAATGTTAACGAATCATTTACCGGTGCATTAACATCATCTTCATCGATAATAGCAACCACTTGTTGGTCTGCCGAATCTTCTATGGTTGAGCTATTAACCACCGCACGTGCATTTACCACTGCCCGCGCATTTACTATGGCACGTGCATTTACTACTGCCCGCGCATTCACAATTGCCCGCGCATTTACTACCGCCCTTGCGTTTACCACCGCCCGCGCATTTACAAGTGTTGCTGTATCTGGGTTTTCCTGATAATTAAATACACTTGCTGTAGCCACATCTACCACCGTATTGGTATCAACTACTTGCCATGTGCCATTTACTATAGCTCTTGCATTTACTACCGCCCTTGCATTTACTACGGCTCTGGCACTTGCCATAAAGCTTAAATGCTCGATATCTGCATTTACAAGTGTGCGGCCATTAACAACTGCACGTGCATCAACAAGTGCAATGGTTGGGGCAAGATCTTTTTTATGTTTAGCCTCAATGCTATCTTCGAAAAGAGTAAGTTCATTCAACGCAATATGGGTTGAATCAAACGCATATTTAAAAGTCATGCTATCGGGATATTCGCCATAGGTAATGGTTATATCATCAGGCGTAATAAGAACAGGCATCTTTCCTATTACCAGTGGCCCATCGGTAAAGTTATAATTATACACACTGTTAAGCGCGACAGCTTCACTATCGGTTATATTTGTAATGTTGCTCAGTGCACGTATGTAGTAGAAGCCTATATTGCTTGATGAGGTGGCATTGGTCTCATACGTAATATCCGAAAGACCGAGGCTGTCTTCGTCTATTCCTAGCGAATCTATGGATACACCATTTATTGTAACGGTGTGTGTAAACGTTGGATTCTCTTCGCCATATCTCCGGGTTTTATAGTCGCATGTTACTACTACATTTTTTGGCGGAGAGGTTAAGAAATATAAACTATCGCTAACGCCACCATCGAGCCCGCTTGGCGACTTAGCAGGGTTGCAAACCGTTAATGGTGGGTTGCCTACAAATGGCGGAATCCAGGCACTTAATAATCCAGTGCCACTAACATCAGCAGGCAGTGTGTCATATTGGAAAATAACACATGCAGAGTCACTAAAGTATGCTCCTGTTATGGTCACTAAAACTGAATCAGGTCCGGGCGTTTGCGTAGTGTCGGCAATGGAGTATGCATCTACCAATGGGCGCGGATTACCTAATAATTGAAGTGCAGCATCTGCTTGTATCAATCCGCTTCCGCTAATTACATCATAACCTGCACTTCCCATATCCATAGCTGTGCTTTGCAAATCAGAACGCATATCGTCAGGGTTATACTCCTGATTATAGTATTTTCTTTTTGCTTCTATCATTAAAGCACCTACTGCGGCAGCATGCGGAGCAGCAGCCGAAGTGCCAAAGAAATTTGGGAATGCATCATTATCCACATTGGGGGCACCAAGGTATACAGTGGTGTTTACACCATTGGGTCCAACTAAATCCGGCTTGTTTCTCGATTGGCCATCTATTAAGGTACCACCACGAGATGAGAAAGCATTAGCAACCGGAGGATTTACACCATATGCAGGTGTATTAAAATACGAAGCAGCTCCAATAGTTATAGCACCTTCTGCATTTGCCTGTCCTACAATGGTTGCTGTGTCTTGCTGGTGCTCATTAATTACTCCTTCGCCACGGAATATGATATATTTTATTTTTATGTTGGATGTGCTTCCCCATTTACGGGTGATAATGATATTGGCATTAACCGTGTTGCGAACTACAAATGGAATAATTTCAACAGGGTCGCCCCATTGATTATCGCGATTGAATCCAAACAAGCGATTGCCAAACTGATCAACCATAAAAATATCAAAATCATTTTGAGCCCCAGGTGCTTGCCCGAGCGAGTAGTAATTATCGTCCCAATGCAATGCAATGGTATAAGTGCCTTTTGGCAATGTAACACTTTGAAACACATCACCGCCTCCAAAATTATGCGCCATGCCAATAAATCCTGCTGGTGCTTGTATCGGGTTAAAGACAGCCTCGTACGATTTAGCTCCAAAGTTTCCTGCGGAAGTAAAATAAGCTATTCCATCATCTTTGGCCTTGTTAACAGCACGCGCAATCAACCCATCCTGAAAAAATGGCTCGGTAATATATGTTACATCATCTACAATAATATCACAACCTGCATCTGATAATTCAGTTACACCATCAGCAAAATTTCCGGTACTTAAAAATCCCGAACGGAAAAACAATTCAGCATTGGGTGCAACATCATGTATAATCTGCAGCATGGCACGTCCTTCATCCGAGGCTCTGCCGTAGTCGTATTCTGCTAATACTACTACAGGCTTTTTATAGTTAGGATTAGTGTCTCCGGGTAAGTCTCCATTTTTAACATCATTAAAAGCCTGGTCTCCAAATTTCGTATTATAGCTATCGCTTATAACTCCAACTTTTACACCATCCCCACTCATTCCCCAGCCTATTCTGGCTGAATCACTTCGCATCGATTTATCACCTTGCGTATACGCTAATCCCGTGCTTGCAAATGAACCTGTTATTGGCGGATAATACGGCCTTACAAAGTTGATCAGATTTGGCAGCGAATCTAACTTGACAAGATTTGCAATTGGATACATACCGGTAATGATTAATGTGGTATCGCCATTATCAATAATGTCCGACATACCATAAGGTGCAGTTTGTATTAAAGCCAACACCGAATCATAGTAACCAATATTGCATATTACTTCAATGAGTACATCTCCCGCAACATTGTCAAGCAAGAACACTTCACTGGTTTGTGTGGTGTCAACAATTGAATCGGGAAAATAAAATAATCCTGTAAGTTCTGCACCAAGCAAACTACCGATGGTATCATTTACAGGTGGCTCATAGTATGGAATAATACAGTTGGTTAAAAATGCGGCTATCGAGTCAGTCATGGAGCAACCATTAATATCTGTAACGGTTACTGTATACAATGCAGCATACATGGTATCAATGGTTGCGGTGGTTGTGCCATCGCTCCATAAGTATGTATATGGTGGTGTACCTCCACTAACACTTGGTGTAACTGAAGTATAGCCCGCACTATCTTCAACACAAATTACTGCAGTATCGCCTTCTGCAAATACAATTGCGATATTGCATAAAACTGAATCGAGTCCATTACAATTTTCATCAATCAGGTTATTTGGTATATCTGTAGCAAGTGGATTAATCAATGAATCACCATCGTTGCAATCCGAGGAGTCAGCAACATATCCTATGGGCTGTGGAATTGAAATACTATCAATAGCTAAGTTTCCAAATCCATCATTATCAGCATCAATGTACCATGTAGTAAAATTGGCGGTACAATTTGTACTATAACTAGCTGTCTGATCAATAGCAAATGGCCATGTAGTATTCATATACGTTAAACTATCAACAAGAATACATGTGAGTGCAGGATTATTGGTGGCATCAAAATTCAACAAATTGCTATTGTTACCATTCTGCATATTTAATGCTTGCATTTGTGAATTATCATTACAATAAATTGAATTTATGGCCGCATTATTTGATAAATCAAGCAATAAGACTTGAGTACCGGAGCAACCAAGCACTTCGAGATTTGCATTTGACGAAACATCTAAAGCAGTAAGAGGATTATTATAACAATTGAGTGAAATCAACTGGCTTAAGTTGCTTACGTTTAGCGCACTCAACTGATTGTTGTCGCACGAAAAGAATTGAATGTTATTGTTGGTAGATAAATCAAGTGTTGTTAAATTATTGATAGCTACATTTAAAACACCAAGGTTAGTAAGACCATTTATATTTATATTGCTAATATTATTCGTATAAGCAACCAGAATATTTAAGTTAACCAAAGTTGATACGTCCAGACTGGTAAGCAGGTTTGAGATACAATGCAAACTGGTTAAAGCTGTATTGTTGGTCGTATTCAAAGTCGCTAATTGATTATAACTACAATTAAGTATCGTTAAGGCCGTGTTACTTGAAATGTCTAATGCAGTAAGGGAGTTGTTTTGGCAATTCAATTGCGTTATGTTAACAAACGCTTCTATTCCGGTTAAATCTGCTATGCCCAAACCACTAACATTAATT
This window of the Bacteroidota bacterium genome carries:
- a CDS encoding T9SS type A sorting domain-containing protein, with the translated sequence MVNLNCAANAISIIARIKRKSYLNFANQIFVNYNLTGFTSLVDLNCANNLLPGLQLPAINSFINLQCQGNLLTVLDVSGCTNLQNLNCNSNQLTSLNIQNGNNTNLVNFNAQNNPLLMCVQVDDTAFMNTNWSGAINGGAFYSTNCSSLNITCAPAFTVCQDNINGACSVALLPPMPIQVGPSFTDRNVTYTGVNINGGGNAAVVAPGSSVSLSYSVVANFNINNVYCPGCIYQGYIGIGGTFQTLQCEPSINVGYSNTYQGGNFVAPSTPGVYYLTYDYTLDYTCQPRFFSNNPANAIGVLVVGPPFPVVVGGSGPVTVTNDAPSCFPLGQITVTWTATDSLNNTASCTQDVTVTPATVYYRDRDNDGFGNAGHVAYSCSQPAGFILNNTDCNDDNSNITNSGCTASALNFDGVNDYAFVPGVVTNSFTIETWIKADASQSAFVWESAVSASDPSLEGSTENLQFWVNDNTNVSTGPLVLGTWNHIACTFDAQTKLQSIFLNGVFVDSVTAIGVTGISSGLFVGSRAGSLGFYPGSMDEMRIWTRALTAQEISDHYACEIQTPQNGLALNYHFNQGIASANNSSDSILIDASGNGINGDLNNFALNGPTSNWVNPGGVITGTACPCIVNIPDTAFKNALLANALINTNADGEIQCSEASAYTGAIDVNSLAITNMTGIEAFTGITSLNCFNNSLTSLDLTANTALVTLYCHSNSIDTLDLSNNTQLETLNCSSNQLTTLDLSDNGLLQTLDVGFNSITSLDLTGLTSLTSATLQANQLSSIDLSQNTGLVYLSANDNPLTSLDVSALTALTQFYAQTSPSLSSLNMQNGNNLNLTAFNATNCPLLTCIQVDSPAYMNTNWSAGKDAGATFSADCNCTIAIPDAIFKTNLLANNAINTNADGEIQCYEAAAYTGTINIANLGISDLTGIEAFVNLTNLDCSNNLLTSFDISNNIALTSLYCSGNQLATINISSNLGLLQLRCGANLLTTLNVSANTALTDLYCNNNQLTSLDISTNIALTALFCHDNLITNLSVSTNSALQYVDCYNNLLGSLNFSSNAALYFLNCNNNQLTELNVQNGNNNNFTGFLALNNPPLTCIQVDNTAYSYTNFSAGKDAGATYSTVCPLPPGAALAFDGVDDVVSIPTTGYETATSFTIETWVKPESTNYGFVFEAGYLSNPSLEGPGNNLTFYIASNTSLSTGLLNIGQWYHIACSYDGNSNLQSLYVNGNLIGTNTEVASGFFSSGISVGKRTYFGGEYPFKGSIDEFRVWNTARSQAQIQADMNCEMTSQPGLVAAYNFNHGLAGANNTSITTLTDVTVNSNNGTLQNFALTAVTSNWIFPGGVVSGTACPCALNIPDTTFKNALLANALINTNSDSEIQCSEASAYTGAINVSGLGIADLTGIEAFVNITQLNCQNNSLTALDISSNTALTILNCSYNQLATLNTTNNTALTSLHCISNLLTSLDVSTLVNLNILVAYTNNISNININGLTNLGVLNVAINNLTTLDLSTNNNIQFFSCDNNQLSALNVSNLSQLISLNCYNNPLTALDVSSNANLEVLGCSGTQVLLLDLSNNAAINSIYCNDNSQMQALNMQNGNNSNLLNFDATNNPALTCILVDSLTYMNTTWPFAIDQTASYSTNCTANFTTWYIDADNDGFGNLAIDSISIPQPIGYVADSSDCNDGDSLINPLATDIPNNLIDENCNGLDSVLCNIAIVFAEGDTAVICVEDSAGYTSVTPSVSGGTPPYTYLWSDGTTTATIDTMYAALYTVTVTDINGCSMTDSIAAFLTNCIIPYYEPPVNDTIGSLLGAELTGLFYFPDSIVDTTQTSEVFLLDNVAGDVLIEVICNIGYYDSVLALIQTAPYGMSDIIDNGDTTLIITGMYPIANLVKLDSLPNLINFVRPYYPPITGSFASTGLAYTQGDKSMRSDSARIGWGMSGDGVKVGVISDSYNTKFGDQAFNDVKNGDLPGDTNPNYKKPVVVLAEYDYGRASDEGRAMLQIIHDVAPNAELFFRSGFLSTGNFADGVTELSDAGCDIIVDDVTYITEPFFQDGLIARAVNKAKDDGIAYFTSAGNFGAKSYEAVFNPIQAPAGFIGMAHNFGGGDVFQSVTLPKGTYTIALHWDDNYYSLGQAPGAQNDFDIFMVDQFGNRLFGFNRDNQWGDPVEIIPFVVRNTVNANIIITRKWGSTSNIKIKYIIFRGEGVINEHQQDTATIVGQANAEGAITIGAASYFNTPAYGVNPPVANAFSSRGGTLIDGQSRNKPDLVGPNGVNTTVYLGAPNVDNDAFPNFFGTSAAAPHAAAVGALMIEAKRKYYNQEYNPDDMRSDLQSTAMDMGSAGYDVISGSGLIQADAALQLLGNPRPLVDAYSIADTTQTPGPDSVLVTITGAYFSDSACVIFQYDTLPADVSGTGLLSAWIPPFVGNPPLTVCNPAKSPSGLDGGVSDSLYFLTSPPKNVVVTCDYKTRRYGEENPTFTHTVTINGVSIDSLGIDEDSLGLSDITYETNATSSSNIGFYYIRALSNITNITDSEAVALNSVYNYNFTDGPLVIGKMPVLITPDDITITYGEYPDSMTFKYAFDSTHIALNELTLFEDSIEAKHKKDLAPTIALVDARAVVNGRTLVNADIEHLSFMASARAVVNARAVVNARAIVNGTWQVVDTNTVVDVATASVFNYQENPDTATLVNARAVVNARAVVNARAIVNARAVVNARAIVNARAVVNARAVVNSSTIEDSADQQVVAIIDEDDVNAPVNDSLTFNTISVITGLHAGTHAIVPGALLNENYEATYNIGTLTVLPATLYVNAEDTNAGCDGVQPQYTHTKTNYIFEDADSNVVDSSSAVVFAILDSASNTMGSGNLDAGIYQIVPAGLVLKTPANYIVAYVSGTLTVDSSITAAATAGTILCKGDSTSLNIAASYGTAPYTGDGIFTVAAGPYTYTVTDANGCTRQVSGTITEPALLEVNATAGTIGCHGDATTITISGSGGVAPYTGEGTFTVNAGPYSYTITDMNGCTRMATGILAEPAALTATANTGTISCFGGSATLTISPSGGTAPYSNAGPHIVSAGPYSFIVTDANGCTFEVAGVVTEPALLQASASAGTIACNGGSTTINVSATGGSAPYGGTGNFTVNAGPYAYTVTDNNGCTSLISGNINQPASLSATVNVGTISCHGNSTSLTIIPSGGEAPYTNTGPHTVTAGPYSFTITDNNGCTFEVTGTVWAPAALVASGTAGTIACNGGTTTVVVSAIGGVLPYSGTGTFTVNAGAYNYTVTDGNGCTSTVSGSITQPSLLFAAATPSPVACNATSTTVTVAASGGTSPYLGTGVFNNQTAGIKTYTVTDANGCSYLATLNVVIPMVMNTIIKTTHPICGFNNGSVTAVPSGGVSPYTYLWNSGATTKAQTGVLNGTYTVTVTDSRGCTVSASSVVNGSIATPAMPAPITGIVSVCRVRNNVTFSIPSVTGATSYTWVAPAGCSIVSGQGTNTIVVNFVNFVAHGNLRVKANNNCGSSAFRNKALYSMYAQPSIIGTNTACQNQQGVVYSVAVLPGVSSYNWVVVPGSTIVSGQGTNSITVNWGNINGQIKVTTMSTCGSSLQGSLAVSFTCREGLAETKAFSFNLFPVPSDRYFTVDFWSEIEAQEATITVYNMMGAKMLQQQFNVSEGQNLMKIDGALLAPGTYMVELHCKEGLAHRRIQIQKERE